AACATTGGTTCACTACCTGGGAAAAGATATCCAGAATGAGCTTATACAGCTTCTAGCCAGTGCTATAAAGAAGAAAATTATAACAAGTACAACCTCAGCTAAATACTATTCAATTATTCTGGACTGCACACCCAATGTTTCTCACATTGAGCAAATGACAATGAGTGTACGTTTTGTTGATGTAAGCAAACCAGCAGATAATGAGTCTGAAAGTATTACTATAAGAGAACATTTCTTAGGATTTATTCCACTACAGGAGACTACAGGTGCCTTTATAGCAGAAACTCTTCTTGAACAGCTGAAGCTAATTCAAttgccaattgaaaatctgtgtgGTCAAGGGTATGACAATGGCAGTAACATGAAAGGCAAACAAAATGGAGCACAAAAGAGAATACTGGACTTAAACCCACGTGCGTTTTTTGTGCCCTGCAATGCACACTCTTTAAACTTGGTAGTCAATGATGCTGCTAGGTGTTGTCTGGAAGCAACTACTTTCTTCGGGTTAGTTCAACAGATttataattatttctctacatcaACTAAGCGTTGGCAAGTTCTAATTAGCCATATATCAGACTTAGGCATAACTGTTAAGCCATTGAGTGAAACAAGATGGGAGAGTCGGATTGATGCTTTGAAACCACTGAGATATCATCTTGGTAATATATATGATGCTTTGATAGAGATTTTTGAGGATACAAGCCTATCAGGTCCATCTGGAAATACTTCCCGAGTTGAAGCCAAGGGCCTTGCTGATGCAGTTAGTAAATTCAAGTTTGTGGTATCCCTTGTTACATGGTACAACATCCTTTTTGAAGT
This genomic stretch from Bombina bombina isolate aBomBom1 chromosome 4, aBomBom1.pri, whole genome shotgun sequence harbors:
- the LOC128655828 gene encoding uncharacterized protein LOC128655828; the protein is MNEHLRRVKDQETLVHYLGKDIQNELIQLLASAIKKKIITSTTSAKYYSIILDCTPNVSHIEQMTMSVRFVDVSKPADNESESITIREHFLGFIPLQETTGAFIAETLLEQLKLIQLPIENLCGQGYDNGSNMKGNIYDALIEIFEDTSLSGPSGNTSRVEAKGLADAVSKFKFVVSLVTWYNILFEVNLTSKLLQNKEADLNSATRQLQVTKNYLITCRCDKGFQQVLTDATEIANEIQIVPNFETEDQVRNRRKKRQFEYEAREEAPQDPKQKFKTGFYYAVLDMAIQSIEERFQ